In the genome of Novipirellula artificiosorum, one region contains:
- a CDS encoding DedA family protein, translated as MSLSLAPLIEQFLTWIAAYGLLVLGLAIFGAAVGIPLPSTLFVIAAGAFVRQGVLDRAWTPVCVLACAVLGDVVSYGMGRSARVAIESRFRERPKWQRAHAALLKRGGVAIYLTRWMLTAFAVPTNLTAGCGGYPFARFLAFDVAGELTWIFVFGGLGYAFGSQWEVIGNLASDFSGLLVGIVLLVAGVYLLVGRRVPTRAKLGRAK; from the coding sequence ATGAGCCTGTCGCTTGCCCCGCTCATTGAACAGTTCCTGACGTGGATTGCAGCATACGGCCTACTCGTGTTGGGGCTGGCTATCTTTGGGGCTGCCGTGGGGATTCCACTTCCTAGCACGCTCTTCGTTATTGCGGCTGGCGCATTCGTGCGTCAGGGCGTTTTGGATAGGGCGTGGACTCCCGTATGCGTCCTTGCCTGTGCTGTGCTGGGTGATGTGGTTTCCTATGGCATGGGGCGTTCTGCCCGCGTCGCTATTGAGTCCCGTTTTCGTGAGCGTCCCAAGTGGCAGCGTGCGCACGCTGCACTGCTCAAGCGGGGTGGGGTCGCGATCTATTTGACGCGATGGATGCTCACCGCGTTTGCCGTGCCGACGAACTTGACAGCGGGATGCGGTGGCTATCCCTTTGCCCGTTTTCTTGCCTTCGATGTGGCGGGCGAATTGACGTGGATTTTCGTTTTTGGCGGACTGGGCTATGCCTTTGGAAGTCAATGGGAGGTGATCGGTAATTTAGCCAGTGACTTCAGCGGCCTTCTCGTTGGCATCGTCTTGTTAGTGGCCGGCGTGTATCTATTGGTCGGGCGACGAGTGCCGACGCGAGCCAAACTCGGCAGAGCAAAATGA
- a CDS encoding NRAMP family divalent metal transporter: MPETNNQVDTAGSSWLQRLTRIGPAIVVAAVVLGPGSIVSSSRVACEYGMSLLWVVPLSGLLMIGMTIASMIVGVCSGKTLCQSVADTFGRPAAWLVGGSLMIAITLFQASNNNAMLMAAGGFIGPEKLDSLSPLTKAILLLGFNAVIIVLLLLGRRDLYRLVEKMMAVLVGMMVLAFGMSMFASGPSWKGVAAGLVPTLSSTDQGGGAVSWLSIGAMIATTFSVAGAFYQSYQVKEKGWSRKELRLGVVDSLIGITSLALITCMIFITAATALHGRIPVTELTDASVVAMSLEPLFGKWARIVFACGIFAGAASSFLVNALIGGVVFCDSLGLGSKMSSTSVRTSTIIALLLGWLVASTVALTGTDLVTFIVIAQSLTVLCFPILAAVIVWQLSKVDSELIPIGIKPLGWVGLVTVIALSVKTLWGLVG; the protein is encoded by the coding sequence ATGCCAGAAACGAATAACCAAGTTGATACAGCCGGTTCATCATGGCTTCAGCGATTGACTCGAATCGGACCGGCCATCGTGGTCGCTGCTGTCGTACTCGGTCCCGGAAGCATCGTTAGCTCGAGTCGTGTGGCGTGCGAGTATGGCATGTCGTTGTTGTGGGTTGTACCGCTATCTGGACTGTTGATGATCGGGATGACAATCGCATCCATGATTGTCGGCGTCTGCAGTGGCAAGACACTTTGTCAAAGTGTTGCAGACACGTTCGGGCGTCCCGCTGCTTGGTTGGTGGGGGGATCGCTCATGATCGCGATCACGTTGTTTCAAGCTTCCAATAACAACGCCATGTTGATGGCAGCCGGTGGTTTCATTGGCCCCGAAAAACTCGATAGTCTGAGCCCGCTAACCAAAGCGATTCTGTTGTTGGGGTTCAATGCGGTCATTATCGTCTTACTGCTACTGGGGCGTCGTGATCTTTATCGACTTGTCGAAAAGATGATGGCGGTTCTAGTTGGAATGATGGTGTTGGCCTTCGGCATGAGCATGTTTGCGTCCGGGCCATCGTGGAAGGGAGTCGCCGCAGGACTTGTGCCGACACTTTCATCAACGGATCAAGGTGGTGGGGCGGTTTCTTGGCTCAGTATCGGAGCGATGATCGCAACGACGTTTTCGGTTGCTGGCGCGTTCTATCAGTCGTATCAAGTCAAAGAAAAGGGTTGGAGCCGGAAGGAGCTTCGTTTGGGTGTTGTTGATAGTCTGATTGGGATTACGTCACTGGCACTCATAACATGCATGATCTTTATCACCGCTGCGACTGCACTGCATGGACGAATCCCCGTCACTGAGCTGACCGATGCCAGTGTCGTCGCGATGTCACTGGAACCGTTGTTCGGCAAGTGGGCTCGAATCGTTTTCGCTTGCGGCATCTTTGCCGGAGCAGCCAGTTCGTTCTTGGTCAACGCCCTGATCGGCGGCGTTGTCTTCTGCGATTCGCTGGGCTTGGGCAGCAAGATGTCGTCGACGAGTGTGCGAACTTCGACGATCATCGCGTTGCTGCTGGGATGGTTGGTGGCTAGTACCGTCGCGTTAACCGGTACAGATTTGGTTACGTTTATCGTCATCGCTCAATCATTAACGGTGCTTTGTTTCCCGATTCTCGCAGCGGTGATTGTTTGGCAATTGAGCAAAGTCGACTCTGAACTGATTCCGATCGGAATCAAACCGCTAGGTTGGGTCGGCTTGGTGACGGTGATAGCGCTGTCGGTAAAGACGTTGTGGGGGTTGGTTGGTTAG
- a CDS encoding universal stress protein, with translation MPQSTPPSQRSKPAKHILHPTDFTKQSDLALAHALRLALSNRADLHLFHVSKDDDDWDGFPSIRQLLKSWDLIAHDASESDVAELGIGIEKLIGVESSVAGSIEGYCQRHPIDLIVMATAGRHGLAAWLKPSTAEKVAERAASISIPTLFVPDQCRGCVAPDSGEVTMDHVLVPVDHTPDCDSAFERGLRAIETFGGDQSDLTLLHVGSESRFPDVNLPEGPWRINRVVRKGNAAAEILSAADACQASLIIMVTEGTHGILDVVRGTTTEQVLRQAPCPVLAVPANG, from the coding sequence GTGCCCCAATCAACACCTCCGAGCCAACGAAGTAAACCTGCGAAGCACATTCTTCATCCAACCGATTTCACTAAGCAATCGGACCTCGCGCTCGCACATGCGCTGCGACTTGCGTTGAGCAATCGAGCAGATCTTCATCTGTTTCATGTGAGTAAGGACGATGACGATTGGGATGGATTTCCGTCCATTCGCCAGCTCCTGAAATCGTGGGACTTGATCGCCCATGATGCATCTGAATCGGACGTTGCCGAACTCGGGATCGGCATTGAGAAACTGATCGGTGTGGAATCGAGTGTGGCCGGTTCGATCGAAGGCTATTGCCAGCGTCATCCCATTGATTTGATCGTAATGGCGACGGCGGGGCGGCATGGACTGGCCGCTTGGCTAAAGCCTTCTACTGCGGAAAAAGTCGCCGAAAGGGCCGCTTCGATTTCGATCCCCACCCTTTTTGTGCCGGATCAGTGCCGTGGTTGCGTGGCGCCGGATAGCGGTGAAGTGACCATGGACCACGTTCTGGTGCCCGTCGACCACACGCCTGATTGTGATTCGGCTTTTGAACGTGGGCTGCGCGCGATTGAGACCTTCGGTGGTGACCAATCCGATCTGACGCTACTGCATGTTGGATCGGAGTCACGGTTTCCCGATGTCAATCTCCCCGAGGGTCCATGGCGGATCAATCGTGTCGTTCGCAAAGGAAATGCAGCGGCCGAAATTCTCTCAGCGGCCGACGCTTGTCAAGCGAGCTTGATCATCATGGTCACCGAAGGAACGCACGGGATCCTCGACGTCGTCCGCGGGACAACGACCGAACAAGTGCTCCGCCAAGCTCCCTGCCCCGTGCTCGCAGTTCCGGCCAATGGCTAA
- a CDS encoding sugar phosphate isomerase/epimerase family protein, which yields MTIKLNSNALPRREFLVATATAMAATAALTKSLPAADSSDSTRVPLGLDGHSLRGMKWKAAQQIEFAAQQRLDAVLLNSLDYFESLDESHLLKLKELANQHEMRIYVGAGGICQNAAKFNDKWGNAQEMLATGIRVASSVGSPVVNVRIGSIADRFLDGGIQPRIDEAVRVLKASSKRAQDAGVKFGFENHAADLRSEELLELIEAVGTDVCGVMLDPGNGLWAMEDPMAHLQALAPHVVCNSLRDYMIWESPEGATFQWTAVGDGLMDVPAYVKTLAKSNPGMPIFVESISNSARPIPFLTEEHWEGYPNLKAKSIVDFLALCRRGHEIGVDEPAEGVDAKKFDQQHQRGEFLKSIEYLRANCRAGLRSNAEKVVEP from the coding sequence ATGACGATCAAACTCAATAGCAACGCCCTTCCACGTCGCGAATTCCTTGTGGCAACCGCCACCGCAATGGCCGCAACCGCAGCTTTGACGAAATCCCTCCCCGCTGCTGACTCGAGCGATTCGACTCGCGTACCTCTTGGACTCGATGGGCATTCACTGCGTGGCATGAAATGGAAGGCGGCACAGCAGATTGAATTCGCCGCACAGCAACGTCTCGACGCTGTACTGCTGAATAGCCTCGACTATTTCGAGAGTCTGGATGAATCGCATTTGCTCAAGCTGAAGGAATTGGCAAACCAACATGAGATGCGAATCTATGTCGGCGCAGGTGGTATCTGTCAGAACGCGGCAAAGTTTAATGACAAATGGGGCAACGCTCAGGAGATGCTGGCCACGGGGATTCGTGTCGCCTCCTCCGTCGGATCGCCTGTCGTCAATGTGCGAATCGGGAGCATCGCTGATCGATTTCTCGACGGCGGCATTCAGCCGCGAATCGATGAAGCCGTTCGGGTCCTGAAGGCTTCTAGCAAACGGGCGCAGGATGCCGGTGTGAAATTTGGCTTTGAAAATCACGCAGCCGATCTTCGCAGCGAAGAATTACTCGAGCTCATTGAAGCCGTTGGCACCGACGTCTGCGGCGTGATGCTTGACCCCGGCAATGGACTGTGGGCGATGGAAGATCCGATGGCTCATCTGCAAGCTCTCGCGCCTCATGTCGTTTGCAACAGTTTGCGGGATTACATGATTTGGGAATCCCCGGAAGGAGCGACCTTCCAATGGACGGCTGTCGGTGACGGATTGATGGATGTGCCGGCCTATGTAAAGACTTTGGCGAAGTCGAATCCGGGCATGCCGATCTTTGTCGAATCGATTTCCAATTCGGCGCGGCCGATCCCTTTCCTGACCGAGGAGCATTGGGAGGGGTATCCGAACCTGAAAGCCAAAAGCATCGTTGACTTTCTGGCACTTTGTCGTCGTGGACATGAGATCGGAGTGGACGAGCCAGCCGAGGGAGTCGACGCGAAGAAGTTTGATCAGCAACATCAACGCGGTGAGTTTCTTAAGAGTATCGAATATCTGCGCGCGAATTGCCGAGCAGGACTGAGATCCAATGCCGAGAAGGTCGTCGAGCCGTAG
- a CDS encoding peroxidase family protein, whose amino-acid sequence MARFWHRWIGRPQFAKRSRRKRSTTRRRLKPEALEARQLLAANIFHNELMPEDVNEDGEISALDALTIINRMSRQSQRDSVEGGVPQQRGPGQMTDVNNDGQDSALDALMVINRMSRQRDDLESSTQRPDPRDRLDPPADRPTDLPTSDLADEVRSIDGTGNNRENPEFGATDTELLRIAENDYADGISEPAGEDRPSAREISNALSTATAAGNTSERHLSSFVFAWGQFLDHDISLSLEPENAEDAVSFDIEVPAGDPLFDPFGTGEQTIQLTRSLIADGTGTSTENPAEQANSITAWVDGSQVYGSDQETSDALREFIGGRLLVTDDGLLPTDENGDLLAGDLRAAENVVLTSMHAIFVREHNRLADEIAAENPDLSDEQIFQEARRRVIAEMQSITYNEYLPALLGEDALSDYTGYDSSVNPSIANEFSTAAFRFGHSTLNDEYRLVGNDGEDVDEPISLANAFFVPELLEETGIDSFLKYASSTQSQEIDLGVVNSLRNFLFGPPGAGGFDLVSLNIQRGRDHGLADYNATREAYGLDRVESFADITRNEEIAEKLESLYGDVNNIDLWVGLLAEDHTEAGSLGETATTIIAEQFERLRDGDRFYYENTMGDREIRQIENTTLAEIIERNTNLDSLQANVFFFAPQITGTVVAESATAQPSQATEPVSSGDPDSPRKGLQGDPPRPGQPQSGQESQSAEEGVVAAEGILVELVDSDGNIIDSVLTDVNGNYAFDSVTQSGSYQVRVAESDEWDVAGAGTWDLSISNGDEDMHRINFRVLV is encoded by the coding sequence ATGGCACGTTTCTGGCATCGTTGGATTGGACGCCCCCAATTCGCTAAACGCAGTCGTCGCAAACGCAGCACGACGCGTCGACGGCTTAAGCCGGAGGCGCTGGAGGCAAGGCAGTTGCTGGCTGCAAACATTTTTCACAATGAGCTGATGCCCGAAGACGTGAACGAAGACGGTGAGATTTCCGCTCTTGACGCCTTGACGATCATTAATCGTATGAGCCGCCAGTCCCAACGCGATTCGGTTGAGGGTGGCGTCCCACAGCAACGCGGACCTGGCCAGATGACGGACGTGAACAACGACGGTCAGGATAGTGCACTTGATGCGTTGATGGTGATCAACCGAATGAGCCGTCAACGCGATGACCTCGAATCATCCACACAGCGCCCGGATCCGCGAGATCGCCTCGATCCGCCAGCTGATCGTCCAACCGACCTTCCGACGAGCGATCTAGCAGACGAAGTTCGCTCGATCGACGGGACCGGTAATAATCGGGAGAACCCCGAGTTCGGTGCCACAGATACGGAATTACTTCGGATTGCCGAAAACGATTATGCCGACGGTATCTCGGAGCCAGCCGGAGAAGATCGCCCGAGTGCTCGCGAAATCAGCAACGCGCTCTCAACCGCCACTGCTGCAGGAAACACAAGCGAGCGTCACTTGAGCTCCTTCGTCTTCGCGTGGGGGCAATTCCTTGATCATGATATTTCCTTGTCGCTGGAACCGGAAAACGCAGAGGACGCGGTGTCGTTTGACATCGAAGTTCCCGCAGGCGATCCGCTATTCGATCCCTTCGGCACAGGCGAACAGACGATTCAGCTGACGCGATCGCTGATCGCAGACGGCACCGGGACATCGACGGAAAACCCCGCCGAGCAAGCCAACTCGATCACAGCCTGGGTAGACGGCTCTCAGGTCTACGGCAGCGATCAGGAAACCTCGGATGCGCTGCGTGAGTTTATCGGGGGGCGTCTGCTCGTGACAGACGATGGATTGTTGCCGACCGATGAAAATGGCGACCTCTTGGCCGGCGACCTTCGCGCCGCCGAGAATGTCGTGTTGACGTCGATGCATGCAATCTTCGTGCGTGAACACAACCGCTTGGCTGATGAAATCGCTGCTGAAAACCCCGACCTATCCGACGAGCAAATTTTCCAAGAAGCTCGACGGCGCGTGATCGCGGAAATGCAGTCGATCACGTACAACGAGTACTTGCCGGCGTTATTGGGCGAAGATGCATTGTCGGATTACACCGGCTACGATTCAAGCGTGAACCCTTCGATCGCCAATGAGTTCTCTACGGCCGCATTTCGATTCGGGCACTCGACGCTGAACGATGAATACCGTTTAGTTGGAAATGATGGCGAAGACGTCGACGAGCCGATTTCGCTGGCCAATGCGTTCTTCGTGCCGGAGTTGCTGGAAGAAACCGGGATCGACTCGTTCTTGAAGTACGCGTCGTCGACACAGTCGCAAGAGATCGATCTGGGAGTCGTTAATAGTCTTCGTAACTTCCTCTTCGGACCTCCCGGCGCAGGCGGGTTTGACCTGGTTTCGCTGAACATCCAACGCGGGCGTGACCACGGTTTGGCTGACTACAACGCGACACGCGAAGCCTATGGGCTGGACAGAGTCGAATCGTTCGCCGACATCACCCGTAACGAGGAGATCGCCGAGAAGCTTGAATCGCTCTACGGCGACGTCAACAACATCGACCTGTGGGTCGGGCTGCTGGCCGAAGATCACACCGAGGCCGGCTCGCTTGGCGAAACCGCCACCACAATCATCGCTGAACAATTCGAGCGATTACGTGACGGTGATCGGTTCTACTACGAAAATACGATGGGTGATCGAGAGATTCGTCAGATCGAGAATACAACGTTGGCGGAGATCATCGAGCGAAACACCAACCTCGATTCGCTTCAAGCGAACGTGTTCTTCTTCGCTCCCCAAATCACGGGAACGGTCGTCGCCGAGTCGGCAACAGCCCAACCATCGCAGGCAACCGAACCGGTTTCAAGCGGTGATCCGGACAGTCCCCGCAAGGGTTTGCAAGGTGATCCCCCGCGTCCAGGCCAGCCACAAAGCGGTCAAGAATCGCAATCCGCAGAGGAAGGAGTCGTCGCCGCCGAGGGAATTCTCGTCGAGTTGGTCGACAGCGATGGCAACATCATCGACTCGGTTCTGACCGACGTGAATGGCAATTATGCTTTCGATTCGGTCACGCAATCTGGCAGCTATCAAGTTCGAGTTGCAGAGTCGGACGAATGGGACGTGGCAGGCGCCGGCACATGGGATCTCTCGATTTCAAACGGTGACGAAGACATGCACCGGATCAACTTTCGAGTGTTGGTTTAA
- a CDS encoding sulfatase translates to MKFQRICNLFIAITVSVSVYVTAQAEQGTPSPMNILFITIDDLRPELSSYKTDGIRTPHIDRLAAKALQFNAAYCQYPVCNPSRSSFLTGLRPDEHGIFSNKLALRTQWPDLITLPQLFRNHGYFTAGLGKLLHMGTDNEGEPTLFRDDASFDYFFKAKGQEPKIGLQGEGRKLGDGTVNWAQWRAAEGGDAAQADGMLAAEAVRLMEEKRDKPFFIGVGFHKPHDPFVAPKEYFDLYPVDQVELAIAPDDRTPLLEHAIGKAYNFQTFTDQDRREFKRAYHACTSFVDAQVGKLLDAMDRLDLWETTIVVLLGDHGYHLGEHAWWNKVTVFDIGARVPLVIWVPKSKAMSSETEAVVELLDIYPSLVDLCKLQSPHQLQGQSLRPLVEGTTVNWDKPAYTQVVRSPVGMGYSVRYGDWRLTQWGQNGSGGLELYKVTDDRVGYYNHANDPEYAAKVDELFAVLKRGYPYLSRRAR, encoded by the coding sequence ATGAAGTTTCAAAGAATTTGCAACCTGTTCATTGCCATCACCGTGAGCGTTTCTGTATACGTCACCGCGCAGGCAGAGCAAGGGACCCCATCGCCGATGAATATTCTGTTCATTACGATCGATGACCTTCGACCTGAGCTGAGTTCTTACAAGACGGACGGCATCCGCACGCCCCACATTGATCGATTGGCCGCTAAAGCGTTGCAATTCAACGCGGCCTATTGTCAGTACCCCGTTTGCAATCCGAGCCGCTCCTCGTTTCTAACGGGCTTACGTCCAGACGAACATGGGATCTTTTCCAATAAGTTGGCCCTGCGCACTCAGTGGCCGGACCTGATTACGCTTCCGCAGCTATTTCGGAACCATGGCTATTTCACCGCCGGGCTGGGGAAGTTGCTGCACATGGGAACGGACAACGAGGGCGAGCCAACGCTCTTTCGCGACGACGCGTCGTTCGACTACTTCTTCAAAGCGAAGGGGCAAGAACCGAAAATCGGACTCCAAGGCGAAGGCCGGAAACTGGGTGACGGAACCGTCAACTGGGCTCAATGGCGCGCCGCGGAGGGCGGCGACGCCGCGCAGGCGGATGGGATGCTTGCCGCCGAAGCGGTTCGCTTGATGGAAGAGAAACGCGACAAGCCGTTCTTCATTGGAGTCGGGTTCCATAAGCCGCATGACCCGTTTGTTGCTCCGAAGGAATACTTCGACCTGTATCCTGTCGATCAGGTGGAGTTGGCGATTGCGCCGGACGACCGGACTCCGCTTTTGGAGCATGCGATTGGTAAAGCATACAACTTTCAGACCTTTACGGACCAGGATCGTCGCGAGTTCAAGCGGGCTTACCATGCCTGCACCAGCTTCGTCGATGCTCAGGTCGGAAAACTGCTCGATGCGATGGATCGTTTGGATTTGTGGGAGACCACGATTGTCGTGCTCTTGGGCGACCACGGCTATCACCTTGGCGAACATGCATGGTGGAACAAGGTGACGGTGTTCGATATCGGAGCGAGGGTGCCTCTCGTGATCTGGGTGCCCAAATCAAAAGCGATGAGCAGCGAAACGGAAGCTGTCGTCGAACTTCTGGACATTTATCCGTCCCTCGTTGACCTTTGTAAGCTTCAGTCACCCCATCAACTTCAGGGGCAAAGTCTGAGGCCCCTTGTTGAGGGCACGACCGTGAACTGGGACAAACCGGCTTACACGCAGGTCGTGCGAAGCCCTGTAGGCATGGGTTATAGCGTTCGCTATGGCGATTGGCGTTTGACTCAATGGGGTCAGAATGGCTCCGGCGGCCTCGAGTTGTACAAGGTCACCGATGACAGGGTAGGTTACTACAACCACGCCAACGATCCAGAGTATGCCGCGAAGGTTGACGAACTTTTTGCAGTGCTGAAAAGGGGATACCCGTACCTTTCCCGTCGTGCTCGTTAA